One window from the genome of Myxococcales bacterium encodes:
- a CDS encoding universal stress protein, producing MYKHVLAAIDVVEDVQPALDEALRLCVAAGARLAVVHVVTPYQYPSQWMGPALQLLPQYREQVAAWMSNTEKQVRALVETQQQVVGYAGEIEVIVRQGPAADGIADCVAQGHYDLLVMAAHARRGLGRALLGSVTDAILRRVEIPVLVVRARAKHA from the coding sequence GTGTATAAGCACGTTCTTGCCGCGATCGACGTCGTCGAAGACGTGCAGCCAGCCTTAGATGAAGCGCTGCGGCTCTGCGTTGCGGCTGGCGCCAGGCTTGCCGTCGTGCACGTGGTGACGCCGTATCAATATCCATCGCAATGGATGGGCCCTGCCTTGCAACTCTTGCCGCAATACCGCGAGCAGGTAGCGGCGTGGATGAGCAACACGGAAAAACAAGTACGGGCGCTGGTCGAGACGCAGCAGCAGGTCGTTGGCTATGCGGGCGAGATCGAAGTCATTGTGCGCCAGGGGCCGGCGGCGGATGGCATCGCCGATTGCGTTGCGCAAGGGCACTACGATTTGCTGGTGATGGCGGCGCACGCGCGGCGCGGCCTGGGTCGGGCGCTGCTTGGTTCGGTGACAGACGCTATTTTAAGGCGGGTTGAGATTCCGGTGTTGGTGGTGCGTGCGCGTGCCAAGCACGCCTAG